CGATTCGCTGGCCGCCGGCCGCGTGGTCGAGGCGCCGGTCAGCACCGTGCTGGCCGACGGCATGGCGGTGCGCGTGGCCGACCCGCAGGCGCTGGCCGTGCTGCAGCAGCACCTGGACCACGTGGTGCAGGTCAGCGACGAGGAGGTGGCCGCCGCCATGCGCGCGCTGTTTGCCGACACGCACAACGTGGCCGAAGGCGCCGGCGCCGCCGCCCTGGCCGGCGCGCTGCAGGAGCAAGCCAGCCTGGCCGGCCAGGCCGTAGGCCTGGCACTGACCGGCGGTAACGTGGACGCCGGGGTGTTCGCGCGCACGCTGGCGGCCGGCTGACGCCCCGGTCGCGCCAGCGACAGACCGGCGCAGGCCCGGTCCGCACAATCGCCGCGCATGGGAACCCTCTACCTCGTGCGCCACGGCCAGGCGTCCTTTGGCGCCGATGACTACGACCAGCTCAGCGAGCGCGGCCACGAGCAGGCCGTGCGCCTGGGCGCCTATTGGCGCGAGCGCGGCCTGCAGTTCGACGCCGTGCTGTGCGGCACGCTGCGCCGCCACGAGCAGACGCTGGCCGGCATCGCGCAGGGCCTGGGCGGCGCGCCCCAGGCGCTGTCCGTGCCCCAGCTCAACGAATACGACAGCCTGGCGCTGATCCGCGCCGTGCGCCCCTCGCCGCTGCCGGCGCCTGCCACACCCGAGCTGTACCGGCAGTACTTCCGCCTGCTGTGCGACGCGCTGGCGCAGTGGATGGGCGGCACGCTCAGCCCCGAGGGCATGCCCGGCTGGGAGCAGTTTCGCAGCGGCGTGCACGGCGTGCTGGAGCAGGTGCGCCAGCGCCACGCGGGGCACAACGTGCTGCTGGTGTCCAGCGGCGGGCCCATCTCCACGGCCGTGGGCGAGGTGCTGTCCACCCCGGCAGAGGTGACCATAGCGCTGAACATGCGCCTGCGCAACAGCGCCGTGACCGAGTTCAGCATCGGCCCGAAGCGGCTGATGATGCAGACCTTCAACAGCCTGGCCCACCTGGACGGGCCGCAGTACGAGGGCTGGGCCACGCACGCCTGAGGCGGCCTGCCATCTCAGGGTTGCCCTGCCTGTGCGCCGGCGTGGCGGGTGCGGACAATGGCGCGCATGTCCGCCGGTCAGATCATCGTCCTCGTCACGCCCCTGTTCTTTGCGCTGATGGCGCTGGAGTGGGCCGTTGCCCGCCGCCGCGCCTACCGCCCTCCGGCCCTGGCCGACGCCATCGGCAGCCTGAACCTGGGCCTGCTCAGCCAGACCAGCGCCCTGTTCACCGCGCTGCTGCGCATCGGCCTGTACACGCTGGCCTGGCAGCAGCTGGCGCTGTGGAAGAGTGACGCCTTCTGGACCACCTGGTACGGCTGGCTGCTGGCCCTGCTGCTGTACGACTTTTGCTACTACTGGCTGCACCGCATGGGCCACGAAGTGGGCGTGCTGTGGGCCGCGCACGCCGGGCACCACCAGAGCCAGCACTACAACCTGTCCACCGCCCTGCGCCAGACCAGTTCGGGCGCGCTGCTGGGCTGGCTGTTCTACCTGCCCATGGCCCTGGCCGGCGTGCCGCCGCTGGTCTTCGTGGTGGTCGGGCTCATCGACCTGCTCTACCAGTTCTGGGTGCACACCGAGCAGGTGGGCCGCCTGGGCTGGTTCGACCGCTGGTTCTGCAGCCCCAGCAACCACCGCGTACACCACGCCGTCAACGACGACTACCTGGACAAGAACTACGGCGGCATCCTCATCGTCTGGGACCGCCTGTTCGGCACCTTCAAGGACGAAGACCCGCAGCAGCCCTGCGTCTATGGCACGCGCGGGCTGCTCAACAGCTGGGACCCGCTGTGGGCCAACGCCCAGGTCTATGCCGGGCTGGCGCAGGACAGCTGGCGCACGCGCCGCCTGGCCGACAAGCTGCGTGTGTGGGTCAGGCCGCCGGGCTGGCGCCCCGACGACGTGGCCCGCAGCCACCCCAAGCCGGCCTTCGACATCAACGACATGCCCGTTTTCAACCCGCCCATGGGACGGGCGCTGCGCACATTCGCCGTGCTGCAGTTCCTCGCCCTGGTGGCCGGGGCGGCGGCCTTCCTGTGGACGGCCGAAGGCCTGCCCTGGCAGCAGGCGGTGCTGTGGTTTGCCACGCTGGTGGCGTGCCAGTGGACGCTGGGCGCGGCCACCCAGGGACGCATCGGCATGGCGCAGGCGCTAATGATCCAGGCGGGCGCCCTGGCCACCGCCACCGCCGCGCTGGAGCTGCGCGAATGGCACCTGCTGTTCAAGCCGCTGGCCATGATTTTTGCTATCGCAAGCGTAGCTGCCAGCGCACGCCGGCAAAGGGATGCAGGCACTTTTGACCATCAAAACACCAGCACCCGCCTGCTGCTGTGTGCGCTGGCCGGCTCGCTGGCGGGCGACGTGCTGCTGATGCTGCCCGGCCTGTTCCTGCCCGGGCTGGTGGCCTTCTTGCTGGCGCACCTGGCGTACCTGGCGCTGTTCCGCCAGGGCGTGCCTTGGGCCTGGCACGGCGCGCGTGGCGCGCTGCTGGCCGTGCTGGCCTTGGGCGCCGGCATGTACGCCTTCCTGGTGCAGGGCGGGCTGCCGGCCGGGTTGCGCCTGCCCGTGGCGGCCTACGTGCTGGCCATCGCCCTGATGGCCGCCCAGGCCCTGGCGCGCCACGCCCGGCTGCGCGGCCAGGTGCCCGGCACCCTGGCCGTGGCCGTGGGCGCCACGCTGTTCATGCTGAGCGACACGCTGCTGGCCATTAACCGCTTCGTGCAGCCCCT
The DNA window shown above is from Pulveribacter suum and carries:
- a CDS encoding lysoplasmalogenase family protein — protein: MSAGQIIVLVTPLFFALMALEWAVARRRAYRPPALADAIGSLNLGLLSQTSALFTALLRIGLYTLAWQQLALWKSDAFWTTWYGWLLALLLYDFCYYWLHRMGHEVGVLWAAHAGHHQSQHYNLSTALRQTSSGALLGWLFYLPMALAGVPPLVFVVVGLIDLLYQFWVHTEQVGRLGWFDRWFCSPSNHRVHHAVNDDYLDKNYGGILIVWDRLFGTFKDEDPQQPCVYGTRGLLNSWDPLWANAQVYAGLAQDSWRTRRLADKLRVWVRPPGWRPDDVARSHPKPAFDINDMPVFNPPMGRALRTFAVLQFLALVAGAAAFLWTAEGLPWQQAVLWFATLVACQWTLGAATQGRIGMAQALMIQAGALATATAALELREWHLLFKPLAMIFAIASVAASARRQRDAGTFDHQNTSTRLLLCALAGSLAGDVLLMLPGLFLPGLVAFLLAHLAYLALFRQGVPWAWHGARGALLAVLALGAGMYAFLVQGGLPAGLRLPVAAYVLAIALMAAQALARHARLRGQVPGTLAVAVGATLFMLSDTLLAINRFVQPLPWSQAWVLSTYFAAQALIVVGMLRGLAAPAPATAAPKPGPAAPTMGLTA
- a CDS encoding histidine phosphatase family protein yields the protein MGTLYLVRHGQASFGADDYDQLSERGHEQAVRLGAYWRERGLQFDAVLCGTLRRHEQTLAGIAQGLGGAPQALSVPQLNEYDSLALIRAVRPSPLPAPATPELYRQYFRLLCDALAQWMGGTLSPEGMPGWEQFRSGVHGVLEQVRQRHAGHNVLLVSSGGPISTAVGEVLSTPAEVTIALNMRLRNSAVTEFSIGPKRLMMQTFNSLAHLDGPQYEGWATHA